Part of the Vigna unguiculata cultivar IT97K-499-35 chromosome 3, ASM411807v1, whole genome shotgun sequence genome, aatttagatagTGTGATATTAAAAcgttattataataaatagtataattttattgaaatatatgttagcattgtaaaaaaaatttattcattcattgAAATGCATCACTAGCTTATTGATTTTGAAACATTTAGTAAAATCGATTTATCAATTAGCTGAGACATAACTAGACAGATTGAAAGAAGGTAAAGTAGCAAGAGCTGGGAAGTAAAACTAGTCTGTAACATAACAAATGTTTGACAAAATTAGTAACTTATGATATGAGAAAAGGAAAGACAGCATAGTTGAAGTAACAAAGATGCAGTAACTTCCTTTTCCTTAAGCATCAGTGATCACTGATCAGTGAAGAAACATCAAATATCTAGAATAATGAACTAGTCACTAAAACAAAATGACTTAGAGTAATACTACTTTTGTATGTGACATGACATTGACAATGACAAACATGCAGATTTCCTTCAATTCTGTGAAGATGGTCTGAATCTGATGGTTGAACTAAGTGCTTAAAAGTTAATTTCCCGTCTCTCTGCAAAGAACTTGCCTGTAATAGCTTGATCAGGAAGAAGGGAAAGCCAGACTCCAGAATCAGCACCATCCTCAACTGACACACTTCCTGCATAACCAGTGAGAGCAGTTTTCACCCAACCAGGGCAATAGCTGTTGATGAAAATCTTTTCACCATCTGCTCTCTCAGAAAGCTTGTGTGCCATGAACCTTGTGTAAGCATTCACTGCTAGTTTTGACATTGAGTAGTCTGTGAAAGTTGGAGGCCACCCTCCTGATTTCCAAGTTCCATCTTCCACTTGTTTCAGAAAAGTTGCTACCATGTCATCAATTAGCTCCTCTGTAAGTGTTTCAATATTACTTAGTTTCTCCCTCAAATCTTCGTTCTCCAATCTCTGCAGTGTATGTTAACTCCACCAACTTAGACTCACTTTTTACATAATCACCTCACCTACCACTTTCTTAACTTTTATCATTACTATCTAATTCATCATAATCTTTTACAGAACATGCAACATATTGTTCACTTACATTGCGTTTGCCGTTTAGTCGACCAAGACGCGAGCTCACATTTACGATGCGTCCACCAGCAGAGGATGGCTTCATCAATGGAATCATGGCCTCAATCATACGCTTGGTGccaaaataatttgtttcaatGACCAAATTAGCATGTTCAACGGTATTATTAGACCCAAAGTTGAAATTCACACCAGCGTTATTTACCTGCAGAGAAATGACATTGCTGCATAATTACAAACACAACAAGGGCATCTGCTACTGCTACATTGCCTGCTGGTGATATATGGAGACTAAAATCAAAAAAACAATACAGTCTTTATGCTTTCATGTAACTTGTTAATTTCATGTTACCTTCACCAAATCTAAGTTTCCAACAATATAAGTTTGGAACAATTTGGCACAGATTCAGCTGCTGCATATTCATTTCTTAGAAGCTTACCAGAATGTCCAAGCCACCATAATTTTCCTTCAACCAGTCACCGAATTCGGCGACGGAAGAAGGGTCGAGAATATCAAGCTGATGGCATGCCACATCTTGCAGACCACCCTCTTGCAAGACCTTGATTGATTCAACTCCAACACTAGCATCTCTTGATGTGAGTATCACAGTTACTCCATGATCAGCGAGTTGTCTAGAGATCTCGAATCCAATTCCTCTGTTTCCTCCAGTAACCACCGCAATTGTTTCCTTCGACCACCATCTATTCATAAGCACAAGATTAAACACAGGTGGAAAAAGAGTAGATCTCTAGTTCCATCAATTACGGATTCTCCATTCAACTTTGATCCAAAAATCATGGTCAATACACAAGAAAACTGTTTGTTAAAAGTAGAGTTTAATCATCATATGTAAAGTTCTATACTAATTAATCTATTAGGAATCCtgcaaaatatttaatagagtGAGATCTCGgagaaaaaatgtgaaaatggaatgaaaagaaaaatgaatgagATTGGAAACAAAAAAGAACCTCTGGTGATCAGCATAAGGAATTGTCCTGAGAAGAGATATCTCCTGCAACCTCTTCTCTTTTCGCTCTTTAGCTTTTTCTTTGTGCCCCATGTGTGTGTTGGTTGAGCACCAAAACCATGTGGTGTCGAAGTTGAAAGAGATGAAGGTTGTATCTCTCtcacacaaacacaaatgaGTGGcaatgcatgcatgcatgcatgccaCGTTGTTGGTCTCACCACATATCTTGCTCTTTCGCTCAAATCTGTAGAACTATACTTCAGGCAACAGAATTCTTACACTATTTTCAAAACCAACACAACAATTATTGTTTCCTTCCTCTTGTGTCAACATCATTAATCTTCTTTCTTCCTTGCTTCACAACATACCCCAACACAACACCGACcaacaataatttattcacttattaaattataaattttttatttgtaaaataagttatgtgtatataattttaattttcaatgcatcgtttatttaaattacattatCTTGTAGTGGTTAAGTGAACaatgtaatatgaaaaataaatgtaccGTTATTAATGTCGCGGAgtgtattattataaaatgataaaataaatataatataagaatattaaaaataatggcACTGATAATAGAAACCAAAAAACAGAGTAGTGCTAATTCTGTAAAGAAAAGGTATAatgaaaaactaatattttttattctataagTGGTAACGAAAATGGGTTCTcaagttattttataatatctCCGCCTAATTCtcatctttaatttcttttacaatatagatattttaacatgttacaagaaaaataaatatcgaGAATATGAAGTAACCTTTAATCTGCttcttttcatttctatttaaaatgagacatgattattaaaagaatcataacgattgtttgaaaaaaaaaatcaggaaTTACCAAACTTGAGAGAAGCATTATTCCTAAAAATAAGGGTTTTTGGATCGTTATAAATATTCACCTAATACTTATAGAGAATTCTCAATTTGTTAGATTGGAAGGCTCACATagcatttttataatatataattagagtataaattttatttcacaaatCAATTTCGTGCGATTGAATTAggttttaactcaattttaacgatataaaataatgaaaattgattttgaaaaagataaatatttatttttatttataaacatataatttaatgaGACTATTTtgttagtaaaatatatttttaatgagagtattttgttagtaaaatatatttttaagaattaattgataacaaaatcaggaattattttgttattatggTACAGTATTAGTTAGACATCGATTTGAATTTCTTACatgtttaaagattaaattcgATTTTTCATGCTTTCCGAAATTAACGACTatctttcaaaaatcatttatctaAACATTCATACAAGTTTATGAGCATTAAAAtgcaatattatatttttactataaattttcaactatttattacatgaaataatataataataaatctttaaaatcgtGGAAGGTGATGGTGTCATTATTTCTATAATaaagtatgagttttgttaagGAGTACTCTAAGGACACTGcttaaagtaattaatatgTGTTGAAttctataaaaaatacataggtaagtgtaatattaaattaaatttgacttaatcatcattaatgtaattttattttatttaaaagacaaaacTGTCAATAAGTATTTCACATGTgggttttatattttatttaatgttcaccgataaaagttaaaaatgaattaaataattaaataactatgtTTTGATGtcgttaaaaattaaatataagaaagtttaaattaacataacaaCCAGcacaaaaaatagtgttaaacatttaaaaaaattattaaaaaataactaaagtatcaattgttttataaaacttaaagaCATATTTTTCAAAGGTTTATAATCTTCATATTTGAAACTTTCACCTTGAGAGATTCTTGAAGTGTCAccaaagatattttttttctttttagtagagacttaaaaattttaaagtcaTTCTTCAATATGTTATTGtctacaaatttaaaaagatatttttgtttttataaaatttattatacatttataatatcttaattaatgtatttaattatttaacttttaata contains:
- the LOC114179349 gene encoding short-chain dehydrogenase/reductase 2b-like, encoding MHACIATHLCLCERDTTFISFNFDTTWFWCSTNTHMGHKEKAKERKEKRLQEISLLRTIPYADHQRWWSKETIAVVTGGNRGIGFEISRQLADHGVTVILTSRDASVGVESIKVLQEGGLQDVACHQLDILDPSSVAEFGDWLKENYGGLDILVNNAGVNFNFGSNNTVEHANLVIETNYFGTKRMIEAMIPLMKPSSAGGRIVNVSSRLGRLNGKRNRLENEDLREKLSNIETLTEELIDDMVATFLKQVEDGTWKSGGWPPTFTDYSMSKLAVNAYTRFMAHKLSERADGEKIFINSYCPGWVKTALTGYAGSVSVEDGADSGVWLSLLPDQAITGKFFAERREINF